In the genome of Montipora foliosa isolate CH-2021 chromosome 3, ASM3666993v2, whole genome shotgun sequence, one region contains:
- the LOC137995096 gene encoding tyrosinase-like — MKFALRFLFLYIYVAWLYWLPEGKRENKVALNQHGAAAEVIWCEEGSYVLNRCEERCECQNGKPIKCFRVRKEFTKMDIKEKKRYIYAYKTASVNPYFKLDYERLVALHINAPDQLLHHTPFIFLPWHRWFLVEFENLLRRIDCRVTVPYWNWSRVANYWWRSAGYTDIWNSGEHGLGGDGNHYDHCVEDGPFSKDKWHLLDVSGGGCLQRNFSRISFTGNAQHVKRTLALPLNDFLLFENIVRANYHRDVHDFIGGTMWSSSTSSNAPEIVFHHSFLDKIWLEWQKKGEDYKNVFYRKLPNYTMPGSNYFAWQWTDSSNLPGQVQVLYEE, encoded by the coding sequence ATGAAGTTCGCCCTcaggtttctttttttatacATCTATGTTGCTTGGCTTTATTGGCTCCCGGAGGGCAAGCGGGAAAACAAAGTCGCTCTAAATCAACATGGAGCAGCAGCTGAAGTCATCTGGTGCGAAGAGGGGAGCTATGTGCTGAACAGATGCGAGGAGCGTTGTGAATGTCAAAACggaaaaccaatcaaatgtttccgCGTGCGCAAGGAGTTCACAAAAATGGATATCAAGGAGAAGAAACGGTATATCTACGCTTACAAAACTGCATCGGTGAATCCTTATTTCAAGCTGGATTACGAAAGGCTCGTCGCCCTGCATATCAATGCTCCAGACCAGCTGCTTCACCATACACCATTCATCTTCCTGCCGTGGCATCGATGGTTTTTGGTTGAGTTTGAGAACCTTCTGCGCAGGATCGACTGTCGCGTGACCGTGCCTTATTGGAACTGGAGCCGGGTTGCTAACTACTGGTGGAGAAGTGCTGGGTATACAGACATCTGGAATTCGGGAGAGCATGGACTCGGGGGAGACGGAAATCATTACGATCACTGTGTTGAAGATGGGCCGTTCAGCAAAGACAAATGGCATCTCCTAGACGTTTCAGGAGGGGGATGTCTGCAAAGAAATTTTTCGCGCATTTCCTTTACTGGAAACGCTCAGCACGTGAAAAGAACTTTAGCGCTGCCGCTAAACGATTTTCTGCTATTCGAGAATATAGTTCGCGCAAATTACCACAGGGATGTTCACGACTTCATCGGAGGTACAATGTGGAGTTCATCTACTTCCTCTAACGCACCAGAAATCGTGTTTCATCACTCATTCCTGGACAAAATTTGGTTGGAATGGCAGAAAAAGGGAGAAGATTACAAGAATGTATTttatcgaaaattgccaaactacACGATGCCCGGATCAAACTATTTTGCCTGGCAATGGACGGATTCAAGTAATTTACCAGGCCAGGTTCAGGTTCTGTACGAAGAGTAA
- the LOC137996398 gene encoding uncharacterized protein, translating to MRMPETCGAEYVGPGTSPLQCVVNLYDLVTNKDSAISGKAVESHKVLSLNGKAIKYIGDLTEELINVVWLLLGHGAQVNVRDIEMKTPLHTTLLRSKDLRMAQTLCDNGADLMASDCQGNTPLMSVCCPLPWRDGIEQGPCLFYDISEAVHFLLSFENVKIDHCGIHSRTALFYVMQSANLKVAKILLDRGADPSLRGLGPDGRYVSPLLAAFIPWSSIGRNSVVGICQEVALLVDKGYFSTKEILAELLEYASWGNAGDKVPLLNLNHFGTDLVLMMFGQTTCKLTQLASRAFIDSKFAGNTFGQSSLREVMHLLKAYDLPTELIVDFQIVWLRHKVLNALRETDWDEWDVEEFMLDESSEYDESDDEYW from the exons ATGAGAATGCCTGAG ACGTGTGGAGCAGAGTATGTTGGACCAGGAACTTCACCCCTTCAATGTGTGGTTAACCTTTACGACCTTGTGACAAACAAGGACAGTGCTATATCAGGAAAGGCAGTGGAGTCTCATAAAGTGCTGTCACTTAATGGAAAGGCCATAAAATACATTGGAGATTTGACTGAAGAATTAATAAATGTAGTTTGGTTGTTGTTGGGACATGGTGCCCAGGTGAATGTTCGAGACATAGAAATGAAGACACCACTGCACACAACCTTGTTGAGGTCAAAGGATTTGCGTATGGCACAGACCTTATGTGATAATGGTGCTGATCTCATGGCCAGTGACTGTCAAGGCAATACGCCATTGATGTCTGTTTGCTGTCCACTGCCTTGGAGGGATGGCATTGAACAAGGACCTTGTCTTTTCTATGACATCAGCGAGGCTGTGCATTTCTTGCTGTCTTTTGAAAATGTTAAG ATTGACCATTGTGGCATACACAGCAGAACTGCACTGTTCTATGTTATGCAGTCAGCAAACTTAAAAGTCGCAAAGATTCTTCTTGATCGTGGAGCTGATCCCAGTTTACGTGGTTTAGGTCCTGATGGAAG ATATGTATCACCCTTGCTGGCGGCATTTATTCCTTGGTCTTCCATTGGTCGAAACAGTGTGGTTGGGATTTGTCAAGAAGTGGCACTGCTAGTAGATAAAGGCTATTTTTCCACAAAGGAAATTTTAGCAGAGCTTCTGGAATATGCATCTTGGGGCAATGCGGGGGATAAAGTGCCCCTACTCAACCTGAACCACTTTGGAACTGACTTAGTTTTGATGATGTTTGGTCAAACCACTTGTAAATTGACACAACTTGCTTCAAGAGCGTTTATAGACAGTAAGTTTGCAGGGAATACGTTCGGACAGTCATCTTTAAGGGAGGTTATGCATTTACTGAAAGCTTATGACCTTCCAACTGAGCTTATCGTCGATTTCCAGATTGTTTGGTTGAGGCATAAAGTCCTGAATGCATTGAGGGAAACTGACTGGGACGAGTGGGATGTGGAAGAGTTTATGTTGGACGAAAGCAGTGAATATGATGAGTCAGATGACGAGTACTGGTAG